A genome region from Panicum virgatum strain AP13 chromosome 4K, P.virgatum_v5, whole genome shotgun sequence includes the following:
- the LOC120703741 gene encoding (S)-coclaurine N-methyltransferase-like: MVAASAAERTYGVAARSALAALERNLIPDAVTRRLTRLLLARRLRQGYLPSAPLQLQQLLHFVHSLQEMPIAIETDKAKAQHYELPTTFFKLVLGRNLKYSSCYFPNESSTLEDAEVAMLELYCERAKVQDGQSILDVGCGWGSFSLHIAKKYKNCSVTGICNSTTQKAFIDEQCRENELSNVEIIVADISKFEMERSFDRIISIEMFEHMKNYKSLLKKISKWMKEDSLLFVHHFCHKTFPYHFEDKNDDDWITRYFFTGGTMPSANLLLYFQEDVSVVNHWLVSGTHYARTSEEWLKRMDRSITSIRPIFEKTYGKESTTKWMAYWRTFFIAVAELFAYNNGDEWMVAHYLFRKK; this comes from the exons ATGGtggcggcgtccgcggcggagcggacctacggggtggcggcgcggtcggcgctggcggcgctggagcgcAACCTCATCCCGGACGCGGTCACCCGGCGCCTCACGCGGCTGCTGCTCGCGCGGCGCCTCCGCCAGGGCTACCTCCCCTCCGCgccgctgcagctgcagcagctcctCCACTTCGTCCACT CTCTCCAAGAGATGCCCATTGCGATTGAAACCGACAAAGCTAAAGCTCAGCACTACGAGCTGCCAACCACATTTTTCAAGCTCGTTCTCGGAAGGAATCTCAAATACAG ttccTGCTACTTCCCTAACGAGTCCAGCACTCTGGAAGATGCTGAGGTTGCAATGTTGGAACTGTACTGCGAGAGGGCGAAAGTGCAGGATGGACAGAGCATCCTTGATGTCGGATGTGGATGGGGGTCCTTTTCACTTCACATTGCGAAGAAATATAAGAACTGCAGCGTGACTGGGATATGCAACTCTACCACACAAAAAGCTTTTATAGACGAGCAATGTAG GGAAAATGAGCTGTCAAATGTTGAGATAATTGTAGCAGATATCAGCAAGTTTGAGATGGAGCGTTCTTTTGACAGGATCATATCCATAGAGATGTTTGAG CACATGAAAAACTACAAATCACTTCTTAAGAAGATATCCAAGTGGATGAAAGAGGACAGCTTATTATTTGTTCACCACTTCTGCCACAAGACATTTCCATATCATTTTGAG GATAAGAATGATGATGATTGGATCACAAGGTATTTCTTCACTGGAGGAACAATGCCATCGGCAAACCTTCTACTCTACTTTCAG GAAGATGTATCTGTGGTCAATCATTGGCTTGTCAGTGGCACACATTATGCTAGAACTAG CGAGGAGTGGCTGAAACGTATGGACCGGAGCATCACTTCCATTAGGCCCATCTTTGAGAAAACTTACGGGAAGGAATCAACTACCAAATGGATGGCATATTGGCGAACATTCTTCATCGCTGTCGCTGAACTTTTTGCATACAACAATGGTGATGAATGGATGGTTGCGCACTACCTGTTCCGAAAGAAGTAG
- the LOC120703740 gene encoding U-box domain-containing protein 34-like, producing the protein MDEGSASPASVAGGGGGPRPQVAVAVRGDGRGSRRAARWAAATMVPAGGRLALVHVIPPVSFVPSPSGERVPVEKMEPEVVEMYAQDRRARAQEVFLPFRRLCARRAVETVVLEGDSVAEALASYAAESGIRSLVLGNASLTWLRRMLRLRDVPFMVLKTVPSSCNVFVVSRRRVTIKFANLARTSKSNNVRIQSISHKGFSQIQKDWLQDKQSFNNLVDDGILKYSGNSRSDSQSQVCSSLSTSSNAVKSSENQRRGLLGSLGRKTPRREGNKDIDAIGQWKEVCYVALSSVEESQPVDEVATLRKELKDTLMMYDRACENLVHAKEKIQILSGECREDVNKVQDALQREEELKQAVADEKTKHLQAIGAIEMAKESFAHEAYSKHKAEFVANMVSTEKVKVVDALLSTGKSCRRYSRHEIELATDYFSDAKKIGEGGYGNVYRCTLDHTEVAVKVIQQDSSDKIDEFLREVEILSKLHHPNLVLLLGFCPEIGCLVYEYMENGSLEDQLINNKGQPLHWFLRFQIIFDVSCGLAFLHGTKPEPIVHRDLKPGNILLDKNYVSKIGDVGFAKLISDLVPEGLTEYRDTVIAGTLFYMDPEYQLTGTVRPKSDLFALGIIILQLLTGKRPHGLVCSIEEAIEKGALPDVLDKSQTDWPIAEAEMLAKLGLRCTALKCRDRPNLESEVLPELENILSRVTASLKLENIVAPSHFICPILQEVMEDPYVAADGHTYEHRAIEAWLKKHKVSPVTNQRLPHLSIIPNHSLHAAIQQWKSRTSF; encoded by the exons ATGGATGAAGGTTCAGCCTCGCCGGcctcggtggccggcgggggcggggggccCCGGCCCCAGGTCGCGGTGGCCGTGCGAGGGGACGGCCGCGGCAGCCGCCGAGCCGCGCGGTGGGCGGCCGCCACCAtggtccccgccggcggccgcctcgCGCTCGTCCACGTCATCCCGCCCGTCTCCTTCGTCCCGTCTCCAT CGGGGGAGAGGGTGCccgtggagaagatggagccgGAGGTGGTGGAGATGTACGCGCAGGACCGCCGGGCGCGCGCGCAGGAGGTCTTCCTCCCCttccgccgcctctgcgcccGCAGAGCC GTGGAGACGGTGGTTCTGGAAGGGGACAGCGTCGCGGAGGCGCTGGCAAGCTACGCGGCGGAGTCCGGCATCCGCAGCCTCGTGCTCGGGAACGCCTCCCTCACCTGGCTCCGGAG GATGCTACGGCTCCGAGATGTGCCTTTTATGGTTTTGAAAACTGTGCCAAGTTCATGCAATGTATTTGTTGTGTCCCGGCGCAGAGTAACAATAAAATTTGCAAATCTGGCTCGTACGAGCA AGTCAAACAAtgtaaggattcagtcaataaGTCATAAAGGATTCAGTCAAATACAGAAGGACTGGTTGCAGGATAAACAGTCATTTAATAATCTGGTTGATGATGGAATACTGAAATATTCTGGAAATTCTAGATCAGACTCGCAATCTCAAGTCTGCAGTTCTCTTAGCACTTCTTCGAATGCTGTTAAAAGTTCAGAAAATCAAAGAAGAGGTCTCTTAGGAAGCTTAGGTCGAAAGACACCAAGAAGAGAAGGGAACAAAGATATTGATGCTATAGGCCAATGGAAGGAAGTTTGTTATGTTGCCTTAAGCTCAGTCGAAGAG TCTCAACCTGTAGACGAAGTAGCAACACTGAGAAAGGAGTTGAAAGATACTTTGATGATGTACGACAGAGCTTGTGAGAATCTCGTCCATGCTAAGGAAAAG ATTCAGATACTTTCTGGTGAGTGCCGTGAAGATGTGAATAAGGTGCAAGACGCACTACAAAGAGAGGAAGAGTTGAAACAGGCTGTTGCAGATGAGAAAACGAAACATTTACAAGCAATTGGAGCAATTGAGATGGCAAAAGAATCATTTGCTCACGAGGCCTATTCCAAACACAAGGCTGAATTTGTAGCTAACATGGTGTCTACTGAGAAGGTTAAGGTTGTGGATGCTCTTTTGTCAACAGGCAAAAGTTGCAGGCGGTATTCAAGACATGAAATAGAGCTTGCCACAGATTACTTTTCTGATGCAAAGAAGATTGGTGAGGGAGGCTATGGGAATGTATACAGGTGTACCCTTGATCACACTGAAGTAGCTGTCAAGGTTATTCAACAAGATTCTAGTGACAAGATCGATGAATTTTTAAGAGAG GTGGAGATTCTTAGCAAACTTCACCATCCCAACTTGGTTTTACTGCTTGGTTTTTGTCCTGAAATCGGATGCCTTGTGTATGAATATATGGAGAATGGGAGTCTAGAAGACCAACTTATCAACAATAAGGGGCAACCACTCCATTGGTTTCTGCGATTCCAAATTATTTTTGACGTATCTTGTGGGCTTGCTTTCTTGCATGGAACAAAACCAGAACCTATCGTCCATCGTGACCTAAAGCCTGGAAATATCTTGCTGGACAAGAATTATGTAAGCAAAATTGGTGACGTTGGTTTCGCTAAGCTTATATCAGACCTCGTTCCCGAAGGACTTACAGAGTACAGAGACACTGTCATCGCCGGCACATTGTTTTACATGGACCCTGAGTACCAATTAACAGGAACAGTGCGGCCAAAATCAGATCTTTTTGCATTGGGGATCATCATTCTTCAACTACTAACCGGCAAACGTCCACATGGGCTGGTATGCAGCATAGAAGAGGCGATTGAAAAGGGGGCTTTGCCTGATGTTCTTGACAAGTCTCAAACTGATTGGCCAATTGCTGAGGCAGAGATGCTGGCAAAACTTGGGTTGCGGTGTACAGCCTTAAAATGCAGGGACAGACCCAATCTTGAGTCGGAGGTGCTTCCAGAGCTGGAAAATATCCTAAGCAGGGTAACTGCTTCTCTGAAGCTTGAAAACATTGTCGCGCCAAGCCACTTCATCTGCCCTATATTGCAG GAGGTGATGGAAGATCCTTACGTTGCTGCTGATGGCCACACCTATGAGCACAGGGCAATTGAAGCTTGGCTCAAGAAACACAAGGTATCCCCGGTCACCAATCAGAGGCTTCCACATCTATCCATAATTCCCAACCATTCGTTGCATGCGGCGATTCAGCAATGGAAATCGCGGACATCTTTCTGA